One region of Kytococcus sedentarius DSM 20547 genomic DNA includes:
- a CDS encoding DUF1428 domain-containing protein: MTSDIRSGRGGPQGAACADVTMVPVAVNQREAYLAFEKRMAEVYRDHGATQVTHYWHSGPPARQEDFHATGASPASASPGLAGVVGAGPGEAVVVTVTQWPSRAARDRGTAAATSDPRVLATLDEEPVFDGRRVIGETFEVVSRP, encoded by the coding sequence ATGACGAGCGACATCCGCAGTGGACGGGGCGGCCCTCAGGGCGCTGCATGTGCGGACGTGACCATGGTCCCGGTGGCCGTGAACCAGCGCGAGGCCTACCTGGCCTTCGAGAAGCGGATGGCCGAGGTCTACCGCGACCACGGAGCCACGCAGGTGACCCACTACTGGCACTCCGGGCCGCCCGCGAGGCAGGAGGACTTCCATGCCACGGGGGCCTCCCCCGCATCGGCCTCCCCCGGCCTTGCGGGTGTGGTCGGGGCAGGCCCCGGAGAGGCGGTCGTCGTGACGGTGACACAGTGGCCCTCCAGGGCGGCACGGGATCGGGGGACAGCCGCGGCCACGAGCGACCCGCGCGTCCTGGCGACCCTGGATGAGGAGCCGGTGTTCGACGGGCGCCGCGTCATCGGGGAGACCTTCGAGGTCGTGAGTCGTCCCTGA
- a CDS encoding maleylpyruvate isomerase family mycothiol-dependent enzyme, with protein MTTRREAPQATWPMVHAARGALVSDLERLQPAQWGHPTLCDDWDVRHVTAHLTAAASTGRWSWLRSIAAARFRPDVHNDRRLQEHLGGSTEDTLGRFRAVVDATVAPTGDIAAWLGEVVVHAEDIRRPLGLEDTSDADAVAAVAAFFAARDFAVPSRSRTKGLQLHATDSPFHSGTGPLVEGPTLSLVMVMAGRRSHLDGLTGAGVDQLAGRLED; from the coding sequence GTGACGACACGACGTGAGGCCCCGCAGGCGACGTGGCCGATGGTGCACGCGGCACGCGGCGCGCTCGTGAGCGACCTGGAGCGACTGCAGCCCGCACAGTGGGGTCATCCCACCCTGTGCGACGACTGGGACGTGCGCCACGTGACGGCACACCTCACGGCGGCCGCGTCAACCGGGCGCTGGTCCTGGCTCCGGAGCATCGCTGCCGCCCGCTTCCGGCCGGACGTCCACAACGACCGGCGCCTGCAGGAACACCTGGGCGGGTCGACGGAGGACACCTTGGGACGCTTCCGAGCCGTCGTGGACGCCACGGTCGCGCCAACCGGCGACATCGCGGCATGGCTGGGAGAGGTGGTGGTGCACGCCGAGGACATCCGCAGACCACTCGGCCTGGAAGACACGAGTGACGCCGATGCCGTTGCTGCCGTGGCCGCCTTCTTCGCCGCTCGCGACTTCGCCGTCCCGAGTCGCAGCCGCACCAAGGGGCTGCAACTCCATGCAACGGACAGCCCTTTCCACAGCGGCACGGGACCGTTGGTCGAGGGCCCGACCCTGTCCCTGGTGATGGTGATGGCTGGGCGACGCTCGCACCTGGACGGGCTCACCGGCGCGGGGGTCGATCAACTGGCCGGCCGGTTGGAGGACTGA
- a CDS encoding alpha/beta fold hydrolase, with translation MQMLFLHGAGGFQEDRELAERLTGAVGAELQMPECPDEDMSFEAWASVVRPAVGSLGADDLVVGHSFGGSILLGVLAEAAPEVRRGLVLAAPDWGVSGWDVAEYAPSGPPQGVRLSLHHCRDDEVVPVAHFAALAESVPGAAARVHPIGGHQFAGLEGDLMREMTR, from the coding sequence ATGCAGATGCTGTTCCTGCACGGAGCCGGTGGGTTCCAGGAGGACCGGGAGCTGGCCGAGCGGCTGACTGGCGCAGTCGGGGCTGAACTGCAGATGCCCGAGTGCCCAGACGAGGACATGTCCTTCGAGGCGTGGGCATCGGTGGTGCGCCCGGCCGTGGGATCCCTGGGCGCGGACGATCTGGTGGTGGGCCACTCCTTTGGCGGATCGATCCTTCTGGGTGTGCTGGCCGAGGCGGCGCCTGAGGTGCGGCGCGGGCTCGTGCTCGCCGCGCCCGACTGGGGTGTCAGCGGGTGGGACGTGGCCGAGTACGCCCCCTCCGGGCCACCGCAGGGCGTCCGGTTGTCGCTGCACCACTGTCGGGACGACGAGGTGGTTCCCGTGGCCCATTTCGCGGCCCTCGCAGAGTCGGTGCCCGGCGCGGCAGCGCGCGTGCACCCCATCGGAGGGCACCAGTTCGCGGGGCTGGAGGGCGACCTGATGAGGGAGATGACGCGGTGA
- a CDS encoding dihydrofolate reductase family protein, translated as MTQRTRIHNLHVSLDGYAAGTFITREKPFGDALELMAGFDGRFIHGMSDVDAPLTLERAMTTLWSQGIGAEIMGRGKFTPETGPWTDEGWRGWWGEEPPFSTPVFVMTHHPRESMEFANGTVFHFVSGPPAEVLDQAKGAAGGLDVRIGGGPTSVRSFLADDLVDVMHTVTVPVVLGEGTPLWDGLGGLQRRFSIEAVGSSDGVVHHLWNRWPRGVENASGEATPRTGGT; from the coding sequence ATGACGCAACGCACTCGCATCCACAACCTGCACGTCTCGCTCGACGGGTACGCCGCGGGCACCTTCATCACCCGGGAGAAGCCGTTCGGCGACGCGCTGGAGCTGATGGCCGGATTCGATGGCCGCTTCATCCACGGGATGAGTGACGTGGACGCGCCGCTGACCCTTGAGCGCGCGATGACGACCCTCTGGAGCCAAGGCATCGGCGCCGAGATCATGGGCCGTGGCAAGTTCACGCCGGAGACTGGGCCGTGGACCGACGAGGGCTGGCGTGGGTGGTGGGGCGAGGAGCCCCCGTTCAGCACGCCGGTGTTCGTGATGACCCACCACCCTCGGGAGTCGATGGAGTTCGCGAACGGGACGGTGTTCCACTTCGTCAGCGGACCTCCGGCCGAGGTACTGGACCAGGCCAAGGGTGCTGCAGGGGGTCTCGATGTCCGCATTGGCGGCGGACCCACCTCCGTGAGGTCGTTCCTGGCGGACGACCTGGTGGACGTCATGCACACGGTGACCGTGCCCGTCGTACTCGGCGAGGGCACCCCGCTGTGGGACGGGCTGGGAGGACTGCAACGGCGCTTCAGCATCGAGGCGGTCGGTTCATCGGACGGGGTGGTGCACCACCTGTGGAACCGGTGGCCCCGCGGGGTCGAGAACGCCTCCGGTGAAGCGACGCCGCGCACCGGAGGGACCTGA